In Candidatus Methanosphaera massiliense, the following are encoded in one genomic region:
- a CDS encoding ferredoxin yields MYEVILVRDDCTMCGHCIDVDDTLFEFDDDDRATIIGSTRDDEIDEYEVDDIEIYKEAADNCLGECIEVYDDEGNPV; encoded by the coding sequence ATGTATGAAGTAATATTAGTTAGAGACGATTGTACAATGTGTGGACACTGTATAGACGTTGATGATACACTATTTGAATTTGACGATGACGACCGAGCTACAATAATAGGGTCAACACGGGACGATGAAATCGACGAATATGAAGTAGACGACATTGAAATATATAAGGAAGCAGCAGATAACTGCTTAGGTGAATGTATAGAAGTATACGATGATGAAGGAAATCCAGTATAA
- a CDS encoding cell wall biosynthesis protein: MEIYQMWIAAFILSLILTIIFTVLFTKIKGNLFEDIRGGIPRGVGIAPFIVMVLFFPVPYNYLIAVIGITAFIDDIIGRRKLGPYMEIGQFFRGIGILVVMIYGYFVMGPVAILVALMVQIFNIADMQPGTACLTVVIMSVISFAILAILRSPAYYLPVLLLFICLGYISQDYSGYIMMGEIGNHSFGVALGICLALVSAALAKTVTATAFYPVEFLIMIVLFLITTMIIAKLREETLHYYLENYLHIENPTYGDYVMDVLTGGGLGDLFRRLILENKQYAVNNTLAIKLGGRRLAYNPHARNSNKKESLEKHPHLREDEEGLL; this comes from the coding sequence ATGGAAATTTATCAAATGTGGATAGCTGCATTTATTCTTTCACTGATTTTAACAATAATATTCACAGTATTATTTACTAAAATCAAAGGAAATCTATTTGAAGACATACGTGGTGGAATACCTAGAGGTGTTGGTATAGCACCATTTATTGTAATGGTGTTATTTTTCCCAGTGCCCTATAATTATCTTATAGCTGTCATAGGTATAACTGCATTTATTGATGATATTATTGGACGCAGGAAATTAGGTCCATATATGGAAATTGGTCAATTCTTTAGGGGAATAGGTATTCTTGTAGTTATGATATACGGTTACTTTGTAATGGGACCTGTAGCAATTCTAGTGGCATTAATGGTACAAATATTTAATATTGCAGATATGCAACCAGGAACTGCTTGTTTAACTGTTGTAATAATGTCAGTGATATCATTTGCAATACTAGCAATTCTACGTTCACCAGCATATTATTTGCCTGTGCTTCTGTTATTTATTTGTTTAGGTTATATTTCACAGGATTATTCAGGATATATTATGATGGGAGAAATAGGAAATCATTCTTTCGGAGTAGCTTTAGGTATATGTCTTGCATTAGTTTCAGCAGCATTAGCTAAAACAGTGACAGCAACTGCTTTCTATCCTGTAGAATTCTTAATAATGATTGTATTATTCTTAATCACAACAATGATTATTGCTAAATTAAGAGAGGAAACGTTACATTATTATTTAGAAAACTATCTACACATAGAAAATCCAACATATGGTGACTATGTGATGGATGTTCTAACAGGTGGAGGATTAGGAGATTTATTTAGAAGATTAATCTTAGAAAACAAGCAATATGCTGTTAACAATACATTAGCAATAAAATTAGGTGGTAGAAGATTAGCCTATAATCCCCACGCAAGAAATTCAAATAAAAAAGAATCATTAGAAAAACATCCACACCTACGAGAAGATGAAGAAGGATTACTATAA
- the trpA gene encoding tryptophan synthase subunit alpha, with the protein MNMQTYQEMFEKTKKDNEGVFIPFIVAGDPDYDTSLQIAKTLIDNGADALEIGFPFSDPVADGRSVQNGDLRAFKSGMTIAKCFTFLKDLREYTDKPFGLLLYYNLVYQHGIDEFYKKLSEIGVNSVLIADLPPEEADDVILASKKYGVEEVFIVSQATSNERLADITKIVSGFIYIASVMGTTGARKEVEHDSTELIKRVREHTNLPLCVGFGISKPEHVKEVLDAGSDGAIVGSAILNIIEDNLDNEDVMFGKIAEYIQEMKSATKKE; encoded by the coding sequence ATGAATATGCAGACATATCAGGAAATGTTTGAAAAAACCAAAAAAGATAATGAGGGAGTTTTCATACCTTTCATAGTAGCTGGAGATCCAGACTATGATACTTCTCTACAAATAGCTAAAACATTAATTGATAATGGTGCTGATGCTCTTGAAATAGGATTTCCTTTTTCAGATCCTGTTGCTGATGGTAGAAGTGTACAAAATGGTGACCTCAGAGCATTCAAGAGTGGTATGACTATTGCTAAATGTTTCACATTCCTAAAAGATTTACGGGAATATACTGATAAACCATTTGGACTATTATTATACTATAACCTAGTATATCAACATGGAATTGATGAATTTTACAAAAAATTAAGTGAAATTGGCGTGAATTCTGTATTAATAGCTGATCTTCCACCAGAAGAAGCAGATGATGTTATACTAGCTTCAAAGAAATATGGTGTGGAAGAAGTATTTATAGTATCACAGGCTACAAGTAATGAAAGATTAGCAGATATAACTAAGATAGTAAGTGGGTTTATATACATAGCATCTGTAATGGGAACTACAGGTGCACGTAAAGAAGTAGAACATGACTCAACAGAATTAATTAAACGTGTACGTGAACACACGAATCTTCCATTATGTGTAGGATTTGGAATATCTAAACCAGAGCATGTTAAAGAAGTATTAGATGCTGGTTCTGATGGTGCTATTGTTGGAAGTGCTATATTAAATATTATTGAAGATAATTTAGACAATGAAGATGTAATGTTTGGAAAAATAGCAGAATATATTCAAGAAATGAAAAGTGCTACTAAGAAGGAGTAA
- a CDS encoding mRNA surveillance protein pelota, whose amino-acid sequence MQIKNQDKKIGLIEVIPETIDDLWHLSHIVEEGDYVSTLTTRRIQDKTSGKTRADRGVKKTFFLGIRVEKINFHKYTGMLRFTGIIESGPEDLVPLGSHHTINVQINNSIKIQKTWNKWSLERLNTAVKASKRPTEIIVAMEDNTTDLGIIKQYGIEYIGHIMGDISGKRQIQKNRKEKINQYYEEVTKTVQQHENINKLIIIGPGFTKNDYYNFLEDKYPNLAKKSILENTGSGGHAGIQEVLKNGLIESLSKDAKVATETASVNKLLEQIGKSSNTVIYGPKQVADAANMGAIEKLLVLDELVRNKNTQKTMNTVEYMGGKVEIISSEHDAGKQLQALGSIAAFLRFPI is encoded by the coding sequence ATGCAAATAAAAAATCAAGACAAAAAAATAGGATTAATTGAAGTAATACCTGAAACAATTGATGACTTATGGCATCTATCACACATAGTGGAAGAAGGAGACTATGTTTCAACATTAACAACAAGAAGAATACAAGATAAAACTAGTGGAAAAACAAGGGCAGACAGGGGAGTTAAAAAAACATTCTTCCTAGGGATACGGGTAGAAAAAATTAATTTTCATAAATACACTGGAATGTTAAGATTTACAGGAATAATCGAATCAGGCCCAGAGGATTTAGTACCACTAGGTTCACATCATACTATAAATGTACAAATAAATAACAGTATTAAAATACAAAAAACATGGAATAAATGGTCATTGGAACGATTAAATACAGCAGTAAAAGCATCAAAAAGACCCACTGAAATAATCGTAGCAATGGAAGATAATACAACTGATTTAGGAATAATAAAACAATATGGAATTGAATACATAGGCCATATAATGGGAGATATATCAGGTAAACGTCAAATACAAAAAAATCGAAAAGAAAAAATAAACCAATACTATGAGGAAGTAACAAAAACAGTTCAGCAACATGAAAACATTAATAAATTAATAATAATAGGTCCAGGATTTACAAAAAATGATTATTATAATTTCTTAGAAGATAAATATCCTAATTTAGCAAAAAAATCCATACTGGAAAATACAGGTTCAGGGGGACATGCAGGAATACAGGAAGTGCTTAAAAATGGTCTAATTGAATCATTATCTAAAGATGCAAAAGTTGCTACTGAAACAGCCTCTGTAAATAAGCTATTAGAACAGATAGGTAAATCATCAAATACTGTAATATATGGACCAAAACAGGTAGCTGATGCTGCTAATATGGGTGCTATTGAAAAACTATTAGTACTTGATGAATTAGTACGTAATAAAAATACACAGAAAACAATGAATACTGTTGAGTATATGGGTGGAAAGGTAGAAATAATTAGTAGTGAACATGATGCAGGTAAACAACTTCAAGCTCTAGGTTCCATAGCAGCATTTTTAAGATTTCCTATATAA
- a CDS encoding glycosyltransferase family protein — MKYLIFVTGRGIGGDAVTAYNISKELEEVGIDTKIVLDPSAPGYYLKKRDITWLQSPIPAAGGHAASKTKLFKAALKSIRAAISGARLIKKEKADGVVGVIGGGVVIGCLSAKLARVPAVGIVATPTDTKVSLKCNPTLILPESPLFTSNNIESKYDFEKQYSPIKLDIIEGNKNNIMDILPEQFDPDKKSILFSSGSTLFDGMAEAARNYAEENDDVNIFLIGDPLHDGIKEIIDHPNIINLGYINYIKDLYDLVDIAVITDDGLTLHETLACEIPVVVVIGVKYGRYHGLSKVFDGAVLESHADNITEVVNKALDNETEMKKAAAKYSQGIINGPHHLVNFVMKHMK, encoded by the coding sequence ATGAAGTATTTAATTTTTGTAACAGGTAGAGGAATTGGGGGAGATGCTGTAACAGCCTACAATATATCAAAAGAATTAGAAGAAGTAGGTATAGATACTAAAATAGTATTAGATCCCTCAGCTCCAGGATACTACTTAAAAAAACGTGATATAACATGGTTACAATCACCAATACCTGCTGCAGGTGGACATGCAGCATCAAAAACAAAATTATTCAAAGCAGCTTTAAAATCTATACGAGCAGCAATATCTGGGGCACGTTTAATTAAGAAAGAAAAAGCTGATGGTGTAGTAGGTGTTATTGGTGGTGGTGTTGTAATAGGATGTTTATCTGCTAAACTAGCTAGAGTACCAGCAGTAGGAATTGTTGCAACACCTACTGATACCAAAGTTTCACTTAAATGTAATCCAACATTAATATTACCAGAATCACCACTATTTACTAGTAATAACATAGAATCAAAATATGATTTTGAAAAACAATACTCTCCAATTAAACTTGATATAATAGAGGGTAATAAAAATAACATCATGGATATATTACCTGAACAATTTGACCCAGATAAGAAATCAATATTATTTTCTTCAGGATCAACATTATTCGATGGTATGGCAGAAGCAGCACGTAATTATGCAGAGGAAAATGATGATGTCAACATATTTTTAATTGGTGATCCATTACATGATGGTATTAAAGAGATTATAGATCATCCTAATATTATTAATTTAGGTTATATTAATTATATTAAGGATTTATATGATCTTGTAGATATAGCAGTTATAACTGATGATGGTTTAACTTTACATGAAACTCTTGCCTGTGAAATACCAGTTGTTGTTGTGATTGGAGTTAAATATGGTAGATATCATGGATTATCAAAGGTATTTGATGGTGCAGTACTAGAAAGTCATGCTGATAACATAACAGAAGTTGTTAATAAAGCATTAGATAATGAGACAGAGATGAAAAAAGCCGCTGCTAAGTATTCACAGGGAATTATTAATGGACCTCATCATTTAGTAAATTTTGTAATGAAACATATGAAATAA
- a CDS encoding FAD-dependent oxidoreductase, protein MTKIIIIGAGPAGRFSAMAAAEKGNDVTLIENKHIGGKCLNQACMVVCALSDISKHLLDVENFNNLGVIEATPKLNYSVATSLVKETQKKIRHVITKETTGTGVNYVHGTAEVDAQRKVVIVNEDDEYEYDKLLVCTGSSPYIPNIHGADKAYTYKDTLKFKEVPEKLVIIGGGSTAAEYAGIYSSMGSQVEILCRSQFLKMLNDPEAEEYIVRNLLKNTIIHENVEIKEITDTSVITNFGEIKGTVLLATGVTPNSEIVKDVVKLDEKGNIIVDQYMQTSNEDIYAAGDVIGGILSTPVSRMEGMTAIKNIMGEQITPDYSLIPLTITLPYDVSYVLGNQVSDIGTSAKLPGAAGPGTFWHMLDGKLGYTKEVVNSDGEITDILAITPSSNIALPYMIKSIKDGNKITDFDNFLEIHPSTDGIFKLAEYFKRYL, encoded by the coding sequence ATGACTAAAATAATTATTATTGGAGCAGGACCTGCAGGAAGATTCTCTGCTATGGCTGCTGCCGAAAAGGGAAATGATGTAACACTTATAGAAAATAAACATATAGGCGGAAAATGTTTAAATCAGGCATGTATGGTTGTATGTGCACTCAGTGACATTTCTAAACACTTACTTGATGTAGAGAATTTTAATAATTTAGGAGTGATTGAAGCTACACCTAAACTAAATTATAGTGTTGCTACTAGCCTAGTTAAGGAAACTCAAAAGAAAATAAGACATGTTATAACCAAGGAAACTACAGGTACTGGTGTTAATTATGTACATGGTACAGCTGAGGTAGATGCTCAGAGAAAAGTGGTTATTGTTAATGAGGATGATGAGTATGAATATGATAAGTTACTAGTTTGTACTGGATCTTCACCATACATTCCTAACATTCATGGTGCTGATAAAGCTTATACTTATAAAGATACTTTGAAGTTTAAAGAAGTTCCTGAAAAACTAGTTATTATTGGTGGTGGTTCTACTGCTGCAGAATATGCCGGAATCTATTCTAGTATGGGTAGTCAGGTAGAAATATTATGCAGATCACAGTTCCTTAAAATGCTAAATGACCCAGAAGCTGAGGAATATATTGTAAGGAATTTACTTAAAAATACAATAATACATGAAAATGTAGAAATTAAGGAGATTACAGATACATCAGTTATAACAAATTTTGGAGAAATTAAAGGTACAGTATTATTAGCAACAGGTGTAACACCTAATTCTGAAATAGTAAAAGACGTAGTAAAACTAGACGAAAAAGGCAATATCATTGTAGACCAGTACATGCAAACATCAAATGAAGACATATATGCAGCAGGTGATGTTATTGGCGGAATTCTTTCCACACCAGTATCACGAATGGAAGGAATGACAGCAATTAAAAATATAATGGGAGAACAAATAACACCAGACTACTCATTAATACCATTAACAATCACATTACCATATGATGTAAGCTATGTACTAGGAAATCAAGTTTCAGATATAGGAACTAGTGCAAAACTACCTGGAGCTGCAGGACCTGGAACATTCTGGCACATGTTAGATGGAAAATTAGGATATACAAAAGAAGTAGTAAATAGCGATGGTGAAATAACAGACATACTTGCAATTACGCCTTCATCCAACATTGCATTACCTTACATGATTAAATCAATAAAAGATGGTAACAAGATAACTGATTTTGATAACTTCCTAGAAATACATCCATCTACTGATGGAATATTCAAGTTAGCAGAATATTTCAAAAGGTATCTTTAA
- the trpB gene encoding tryptophan synthase subunit beta: protein MKHDGKFGKYGGIFVPELLIPAVEELEDAFYKYKDDEKFKKDLEYYSREFTGRPTGLYYAENLSNKLGCKIYLKREDMLHTGAHKINNAIGQGLLAKYMGKTQLIAETGAGQHGIATAVIGAKLGMDVKIFMGSKDVERQKLNVFRMELSGAEVIPVDMGSQTLKDSINEAFRYWISNLDTTHYLIGTTMGPHPYPTMVKYFQSVIGKEAREQILELEGELPDTVIACVGGGSNSIGIFSGFMDDEEVDLIGVEAGGEGIETSAHGATMTKGTDGILHGALSLVLQSDEGQIQETSSVSAGLDYPGIGPEHAYLKEIGRAKYVPINNDEALEGFKALCEIEGIIPALESAHAVAYAIKYAKKEENKGKTIIVNLSGRGDKDMFTVAKELGVEI, encoded by the coding sequence ATGAAACATGACGGAAAATTTGGTAAATATGGAGGTATATTTGTACCTGAACTACTAATACCTGCAGTAGAAGAATTAGAAGATGCATTCTATAAATATAAAGATGATGAGAAATTTAAGAAGGATTTAGAATATTATTCCAGAGAGTTTACAGGTAGACCAACAGGATTATACTACGCAGAAAATCTTTCTAACAAATTAGGATGCAAAATATATCTTAAAAGAGAGGACATGTTACACACAGGAGCACATAAAATAAACAATGCAATAGGTCAGGGCTTACTAGCAAAATACATGGGTAAAACACAATTAATAGCAGAAACAGGAGCCGGACAACATGGAATAGCAACAGCAGTGATAGGTGCAAAGTTAGGAATGGATGTAAAAATATTCATGGGATCAAAAGATGTTGAAAGACAGAAATTAAATGTATTCCGTATGGAATTATCTGGAGCAGAAGTAATACCTGTAGATATGGGTTCACAAACATTAAAAGATTCCATTAACGAGGCATTCAGGTATTGGATTTCTAATTTAGATACCACGCACTACCTAATTGGAACAACAATGGGACCTCATCCATATCCAACAATGGTCAAATACTTCCAAAGTGTAATTGGAAAAGAAGCACGTGAACAAATATTAGAACTAGAAGGAGAACTACCAGATACTGTCATAGCATGTGTTGGTGGTGGAAGTAACTCTATAGGAATATTCAGCGGATTTATGGATGATGAGGAAGTAGATCTTATAGGAGTTGAAGCTGGTGGTGAAGGTATAGAAACAAGTGCACATGGTGCAACCATGACAAAAGGTACTGATGGAATATTACACGGAGCATTATCACTAGTATTACAGAGTGATGAAGGACAAATTCAGGAGACTAGTAGTGTATCAGCAGGACTTGATTATCCTGGTATTGGACCAGAACATGCATATCTAAAAGAAATAGGTAGAGCTAAATATGTTCCAATAAATAATGATGAAGCATTAGAAGGATTTAAAGCATTATGTGAAATTGAAGGAATTATCCCGGCATTAGAAAGTGCACATGCAGTAGCATATGCTATTAAGTATGCTAAGAAAGAAGAGAATAAAGGAAAAACAATTATTGTAAATTTATCAGGACGTGGAGATAAGGACATGTTCACAGTCGCAAAAGAATTAGGGGTGGAAATATGA
- a CDS encoding prephenate dehydrogenase, with translation MTCEEKINITIIGGSRGLGNWIARELKKDNYNVTITSRNKSSGEKIAQRMGVNYNNNNIDSIKNADVIIFSVPIEYMLDTIKEVAPHAPAKALLMDITSVKTEPAKALEDYAPKNTEILPCHPMFGPRVPSLEGQVVILTPIENRCNSWYDKIVKYLKKHDANVVITTPEEHDKTMSVVQGLTHFSYISIANTIRKLGISVKKSREFASPVYSLMLDMISRIVSQNPYLYYSIQKSNKQTAISRKTLIEESNRLAKLIDEGKEEEFVYEMSESAKHLDEFEEALGRSDKAISLLTQDLNTLKASIGKEIGLEHQYSKNIHVGIVKSVTSDEVTITDLRGNDVTLKISNVNILPREEVYSWKKNNLQIHRFDVSVILPETCDTNILVHMFKNIDPVIDVKVKEVYTGEQIEDGYISITFTYTTFNKEDRKVVEKYLEGIGGTIR, from the coding sequence ATGACTTGTGAAGAAAAAATAAATATAACAATAATTGGAGGTTCAAGAGGACTAGGAAACTGGATTGCTCGAGAACTAAAAAAAGACAATTATAACGTGACAATCACAAGTCGTAACAAATCTTCCGGAGAAAAGATTGCACAAAGAATGGGAGTAAACTACAATAATAACAATATAGATTCCATAAAAAATGCAGATGTGATAATATTTAGTGTACCTATAGAATACATGTTAGATACTATTAAAGAAGTTGCACCTCACGCACCAGCAAAAGCATTATTAATGGATATCACATCAGTAAAGACAGAACCAGCAAAAGCATTGGAGGACTATGCTCCAAAAAATACTGAAATATTACCATGTCACCCCATGTTTGGACCAAGAGTACCCTCATTAGAAGGACAGGTTGTTATATTAACACCTATAGAAAATAGATGTAATTCTTGGTATGATAAAATAGTTAAATATCTAAAGAAACATGATGCAAATGTTGTTATAACTACCCCTGAAGAACATGATAAAACAATGAGTGTAGTCCAGGGATTAACTCATTTTTCATATATTAGTATAGCTAATACAATTAGAAAACTGGGAATAAGTGTGAAAAAATCACGGGAATTTGCAAGTCCAGTATACAGTTTAATGTTAGATATGATTAGTCGTATAGTCTCCCAAAACCCATACCTCTACTATTCAATACAAAAATCAAACAAACAAACTGCAATATCAAGAAAGACTCTGATTGAAGAAAGTAATAGGCTAGCAAAACTTATTGATGAAGGAAAAGAAGAAGAATTTGTATATGAAATGAGTGAATCAGCAAAACATCTTGATGAATTTGAAGAAGCATTAGGTAGATCTGATAAAGCAATCAGTTTACTTACTCAGGATTTAAATACATTGAAAGCATCTATTGGTAAAGAAATAGGATTAGAGCATCAATATTCAAAGAATATACATGTAGGTATTGTGAAATCTGTGACATCAGATGAAGTAACAATAACTGATTTAAGAGGTAATGATGTTACATTAAAAATTTCTAATGTAAATATATTACCACGTGAAGAAGTGTATAGTTGGAAGAAGAATAACCTTCAAATACATAGGTTTGATGTTTCCGTTATACTACCTGAAACATGTGATACAAATATTCTCGTACATATGTTTAAAAATATTGACCCTGTAATTGATGTTAAAGTAAAAGAAGTATATACTGGAGAACAGATTGAAGATGGATATATTAGTATAACATTTACATATACAACATTTAATAAAGAAGACAGGAAAGTTGTTGAAAAGTATCTTGAGGGAATCGGTGGTACAATACGCTAA
- the trpD gene encoding anthranilate phosphoribosyltransferase, with translation MIDDVLEDIIDDKRDLTEEEAYKCMDDLISGDYPDVKVAAFLIALRMKGETIDEITGLTKSMKDHAVQIDYDPDEYLIETCGTGGDTFKTFNVSTASSIIASAGGAKISKHGNRSVSSKFGGADALEALGINIKLSPEQVINSIEKCNFAFIFAPIYHKATKNVMMIRKELKTRTVFNVLGPISCPSNVTARLTGVYDPDLVEPIARVASNLGVKRGMIVHGFDDEGNPAMDEVSNIGKTKVAFIDHGDIEVKYISPHDFGLEFSNPDDIRAPESSEEHLKIIYNIIDNVTDTSKDKARLDLCLMNSACILYLTEKVDSLEEGVELSRKIVEDGTARKQLDKIIKISNE, from the coding sequence ATGATTGATGATGTATTAGAAGACATAATTGATGATAAACGGGATTTAACAGAAGAAGAAGCATACAAATGTATGGATGATTTAATAAGTGGAGATTATCCTGATGTTAAAGTTGCAGCTTTTTTAATTGCATTAAGAATGAAAGGTGAAACTATTGATGAAATTACAGGATTAACTAAGAGTATGAAAGATCATGCTGTTCAAATAGATTATGATCCTGATGAGTACCTTATTGAAACATGTGGTACCGGTGGAGATACTTTTAAAACATTTAATGTTAGTACTGCTTCATCAATTATTGCAAGTGCTGGTGGGGCTAAAATATCTAAACATGGTAATAGAAGTGTAAGTAGTAAGTTCGGTGGAGCTGATGCTCTTGAAGCTTTAGGTATAAATATTAAGTTATCACCAGAACAGGTTATTAATTCCATTGAAAAATGTAATTTTGCATTCATATTTGCACCAATTTATCATAAAGCTACTAAAAATGTTATGATGATTAGAAAAGAATTAAAAACTAGAACTGTATTTAATGTTCTTGGTCCTATATCTTGTCCATCCAATGTTACTGCTAGATTAACTGGTGTATATGATCCGGACCTTGTAGAACCTATTGCCAGAGTTGCTAGTAATTTAGGAGTTAAAAGAGGTATGATTGTCCACGGATTTGATGATGAAGGTAATCCTGCTATGGATGAGGTATCTAATATTGGAAAAACTAAAGTTGCATTCATAGATCATGGAGATATTGAAGTTAAGTATATTAGTCCTCATGATTTCGGTCTTGAGTTCTCTAATCCCGATGATATTCGTGCTCCCGAGAGTTCTGAAGAACATTTAAAAATTATTTATAATATCATAGATAATGTAACTGATACTAGTAAGGATAAGGCTCGTCTAGATTTATGTCTTATGAATTCTGCTTGTATATTATATTTAACTGAGAAAGTAGATTCCTTAGAGGAAGGCGTTGAATTATCAAGAAAAATAGTTGAAGATGGAACTGCTAGAAAACAGTTAGATAAGATTATTAAAATTAGTAATGAATAA